Proteins encoded within one genomic window of Ostrinia nubilalis chromosome 5, ilOstNubi1.1, whole genome shotgun sequence:
- the LOC135072135 gene encoding uncharacterized protein LOC135072135 — MESRNNKKCVICNKRRSRGGSPLLLSRFPLDSDRCRMWVKNAGIEDLAYVPIEKLHQLKFVCGGHFTPESFNAKGTRLKNSAIPTLELSNPILPDEVLTEFPLHVKDSNKENLKTVLYDHSYCIPKKSNPVERVPLTTTTKQLNSTCLGAVDIPDSGISAKTTFEPLPSTSNAPEHMTYKPITHDDKNICHQDAQAEILVHSYKRPKKNIEMKDTSSTFTIKEKRLWRQLQNAKKTIRNIAKSRVNLDKLDSEVLTSLVKDVVQNNKKKSQGKRWTLANKIYALAIFKRSPKAYRYMQKLFTLPSTKTLQRILKNIPMEPGINKNIIDMLEAKASSMPKENKYCSLIFDEMALKKRIIYNEIADKVDGYVDYGEGENMGREKKIADHALVFMIQGAKHKYKQYIAHYFVEGTISTAKLAKIISDIIKKLKEIGFMVLTTVCDQGSTNIGALNMLKRNCGQGIDSNFFSVNNDKIFIIYAVAD, encoded by the exons atggagagtagaaacaacaagaagtgcgttatttgtaataagaggcgaagtcgtggtggatcacccttacttttgagtaggtttcctctggattctgaccg ttgtcgaatgtgggttaaaaatgctggcatagaagacttagcatatgtacctattgaaaagttacaccaactgaagtttgtttgtggtgggcacttcactcctgaatccttcaatgccaaaggaactcggctgaagaactcagctattccaacactggaattgagcaatcccatcttgccagatgaagttttgacagagtttcctcttcatgtaaaagactccaataaagaaaacctcaagacag ttctttatgatcattcatattgcattccaaagaagtcaaatccagttgaacgag ttccccttacaactacaaccaaacaactaaattcaacatgtttgggagctgtggatataccagattctggtatttctgcgaaaacaacttttgaacctcttccttctacttccaatgcaccagaacatatgacctataaacccattactcatg atgataaaaacatttgccatcaagatgcacaggcagaaatattagtccacagttataaaagacctaagaaaaacattgaaatgaaag acacttcatcaacatttacaattaaagagaagaggctttggcgacagttacaaaatgcaaaaaaaacaataaggaatatagcgaagtcaagagtgaatttagacaagttagattcggaagtgctgacatcgttagtaaaggatgtagtgcagaataacaaaaaaaagtcacaaggaaaaaggtggactttagccaacaaaatatatgctttggctatatttaaacggtcccctaaagcataccgctatatgcaaaagctgtttacgctaccaagcactaaaacgctccaaaggattttaaaaaatataccaatggagcctggtataaataaaaatataattgatatgttagaggcaaaagcatcaagtatgccaaaggaaaataaatattgctcgttaatatttgacgagatggcgttaaagaaacggataatttataacgaaattgctgataaagtggatggctacgtggattatggagagggcgagaacatgggacgagaaaagaaaattgcagaccatgcgttagtgtttatgatacagggtgctaaacataaatacaaacaatatattgcgcactattttgtggaaggcacaatatcaacagcaaaactggcaaaaattatatcggacatcatcaaaaaattaaaagaaatcggatttatggttctaacaacagtttgtgatcagggatctacaaatataggagctcttaacatgttaaaaagaaactgtggacaaggcatagatagcaactttttctctgtaaataatgacaaaatttttataatctatgcaGTGGCGGATTAA